From one bacterium genomic stretch:
- a CDS encoding sugar ABC transporter permease: protein MYLARDVSKPQTGVINTFWVGLGNLSLSRGPGFWIAALLSLALAALLVRLAIRAWRVGERGVGAGAAVCALPLVWFAYALWRGVGGFEVRDNGDVVASTIQFAQQAPFNNVWLMLVLIWIQTGFTMVIFSAAIKAVPSDLIEAARVDGASEAQAFWRVIIPQIAPTIGVVITTLIVLVMKVFDIVKVMTNGNFGTQVIANEMWQRAFTELNFGLGSALAVVLFIAVLPILYVNIRRMQKAAG, encoded by the coding sequence ATGTACCTGGCGCGGGACGTGTCGAAGCCGCAGACGGGAGTGATCAACACGTTCTGGGTGGGCCTGGGCAATCTCAGCCTGTCCCGTGGTCCCGGGTTCTGGATCGCAGCCCTCCTGAGCCTGGCTCTGGCGGCGCTCCTGGTGCGCCTGGCGATCCGGGCCTGGCGGGTGGGGGAGCGAGGGGTCGGGGCCGGCGCGGCGGTCTGCGCCCTGCCGCTGGTCTGGTTCGCCTACGCCTTGTGGCGCGGGGTGGGCGGCTTCGAGGTCAGGGACAACGGCGATGTGGTGGCCTCCACCATCCAATTCGCCCAGCAGGCGCCCTTCAACAACGTATGGCTGATGCTGGTGCTGATCTGGATCCAGACCGGCTTCACGATGGTGATCTTCTCGGCGGCCATCAAGGCGGTACCGTCCGATCTCATCGAGGCGGCCCGGGTGGACGGCGCCTCCGAGGCGCAGGCCTTCTGGCGGGTGATCATTCCCCAGATCGCTCCGACCATCGGGGTGGTGATCACCACCCTGATCGTGCTGGTCATGAAGGTGTTCGACATCGTGAAGGTGATGACCAACGGGAACTTCGGCACCCAGGTGATCGCCAACGAGATGTGGCAGCGCGCCTTCACCGAGCTGAACTTCGGGCTCGGGTCGGCGCTGGCGGTGGTGCTGTTCATCGCCGTGCTGCCGATCCTCTACGTGAACATCCGCCGGATGCAGAAGGCGGCCGGCTGA
- a CDS encoding ABC transporter substrate-binding protein — MKVKFVRLLALLAALALVAGACGGDESDTPATPETVVVTSIVTETETVTSVVTETVTETVTEVVTETVEVEAVNPLAGTTVTVFGPESSDAEAGSHQAALDIFAAQNDMTIQYTGERSFSDLINAQAAGGNPPDIAVFPQPGKIADFAREGWLLPIPDDVIATMEANIGAAWNAFGNVDGVQYAIPTKADLKSLVWYRPADFAANGYEVPGTWADLKALSQQMIDDGNVPWCVGIESGGATGWAFTDWVEDLTLRYEGADFYDEWVAHTIPFNTPEMNAIWTEILALWNTPGAVYAEGGTIASTFFGDNGRPLVEGDCMMHRQASFFSAFFPDGTRFGPDGVDVFYFPSVSGDRPVLGAGTLVSAFRDAPEVWAVMEYYASPEYADNRQRFQNLSKGGGAVLSGFLSPNLNADLGLYQPLEQSFLDILFTAEVVRFDGSDLMPAAVGAGTFWSEATSAVNGDKTVDEATQAIEASWP; from the coding sequence ATGAAAGTGAAGTTCGTACGGCTCCTGGCGCTGTTGGCAGCGCTTGCACTGGTAGCAGGCGCCTGCGGCGGGGACGAGTCGGATACGCCCGCAACACCGGAGACCGTGGTCGTGACGTCGATCGTCACCGAGACCGAGACCGTGACATCGGTTGTTACGGAGACCGTGACCGAGACCGTTACCGAGGTGGTGACCGAGACGGTAGAGGTCGAAGCGGTCAACCCACTGGCCGGAACGACGGTCACGGTGTTCGGACCGGAGAGCTCGGACGCCGAGGCCGGTTCGCATCAGGCGGCGCTCGACATCTTCGCCGCCCAGAACGACATGACCATCCAGTACACCGGGGAGCGCAGTTTCTCGGACCTGATCAACGCCCAGGCAGCCGGTGGCAACCCGCCGGACATCGCGGTCTTCCCGCAGCCCGGCAAGATCGCCGACTTCGCCCGTGAGGGTTGGCTCCTGCCGATCCCCGACGACGTCATCGCCACCATGGAAGCCAACATCGGCGCGGCATGGAACGCATTCGGCAACGTCGACGGCGTCCAGTACGCCATCCCGACCAAGGCGGACCTCAAGTCACTGGTGTGGTACCGGCCGGCCGACTTCGCGGCCAACGGGTACGAGGTCCCCGGAACCTGGGCCGACCTGAAGGCTCTCAGCCAGCAGATGATCGATGACGGCAACGTGCCGTGGTGCGTGGGCATCGAGTCCGGCGGCGCCACCGGATGGGCCTTCACGGACTGGGTGGAGGACCTGACCCTCCGTTACGAGGGTGCTGACTTCTACGACGAGTGGGTGGCCCACACCATCCCGTTCAACACTCCGGAGATGAACGCCATCTGGACCGAGATACTCGCGCTCTGGAACACTCCGGGCGCCGTGTATGCGGAGGGTGGAACCATCGCCTCGACCTTCTTCGGGGACAACGGCCGGCCGCTGGTGGAGGGTGACTGCATGATGCATCGCCAGGCCTCCTTCTTCTCGGCCTTCTTCCCCGATGGCACGCGGTTCGGTCCCGACGGTGTCGATGTCTTCTACTTCCCGTCGGTGAGCGGTGACCGCCCGGTGCTCGGCGCCGGGACGCTGGTGTCCGCCTTCAGGGATGCGCCCGAGGTATGGGCGGTGATGGAGTACTACGCCAGCCCCGAGTACGCAGACAACCGGCAACGGTTCCAGAATCTGTCCAAGGGTGGCGGAGCGGTGCTGAGCGGCTTCCTGTCCCCCAACCTGAACGCCGACCTGGGCCTCTACCAGCCTCTGGAGCAGTCCTTCCTGGACATCCTGTTCACGGCTGAGGTGGTCCGGTTCGACGGCTCCGACCTGATGCCGGCCGCAGTGGGCGCCGGGACCTTCTGGTCCGAGGCGACCAGCGCGGTGAACGGTGACAAGACGGTCGACGAGGCCACCCAGGCGATTGAGGCCTCCTGGCCCTAA
- a CDS encoding 5'-nucleotidase C-terminal domain-containing protein: MTVVRHRRTLAILAGLALLAGILVSTPSAGIAQDTGDEGFTLTILHNNDGESKLLPDENADPGVARFVALMKQLQAGASGTGVVTLTSGDNFLASQELGVSLAREGALYDSIALSGIYDAMALGNHDFDLGPEVTARFVTGFSPAVTFLSANVDFSGEPMLQALVDQGLIAGSTVIETGGERIGVIGAVTPMLPNISTPRNAVVSPVLPAVTAAVESLTGQGVNKIILVSHLQDVAEEIELVGSLSGVDVVIAGGGDDLLKNEGDTCLAEEEAVAPYPIMVEDASGTMVPVITAPGGYRCIGELNVTFDAAGNVTAAVGRSIGVGFDVEPDPTVQAEVIEPLSAAVALIDAQVIGTSEVALDGRRPQIRIMATNEGNLMADALRATATNLAESFGIPVADVAIQNGGGIRNSSLIPPGEITVGTTWDIAPFRNFVVVAEVSREIFHVLLEQGLDRLPGAGGQFAQVSGFTLTYDPAAPAREIARDGDCSLVGNPGERVREVVLDDGTVIVSDGQVVAGGPVALATIDFLANGGDCYPLADIAFTKLGVSYQQALANYISMDLGGKITAADYPAGGGGRIIALEPEPETTGVIVRAGDTLRKIAMTHLGDENRWPEIFALNEGQVQADGRSLTNPDLIHIGWVLKVPAM, translated from the coding sequence ATGACAGTTGTAAGACATAGGCGAACCTTGGCGATCCTTGCCGGGCTAGCGCTACTGGCCGGGATCCTGGTATCAACACCCTCGGCCGGGATAGCGCAGGATACAGGCGACGAGGGATTCACCCTTACCATCCTGCACAACAACGACGGCGAGTCGAAGCTCCTTCCCGACGAGAACGCCGATCCCGGCGTAGCCCGGTTCGTGGCGCTCATGAAGCAGCTGCAGGCCGGGGCTTCCGGTACGGGAGTGGTGACGCTGACCTCGGGGGACAACTTCCTGGCATCCCAGGAGCTGGGCGTATCCCTGGCCCGTGAGGGTGCTCTCTATGACTCCATTGCCTTGAGCGGTATCTACGACGCCATGGCCCTCGGCAACCACGACTTCGACCTGGGTCCCGAGGTCACAGCCCGGTTCGTGACCGGCTTCTCGCCGGCGGTGACCTTCCTGTCCGCCAACGTGGACTTCTCCGGGGAGCCGATGCTGCAGGCGCTGGTGGACCAGGGCCTCATCGCGGGTAGCACGGTTATCGAGACCGGCGGCGAGCGGATCGGCGTGATCGGCGCCGTCACCCCGATGCTGCCCAACATCTCCACTCCGCGGAACGCGGTCGTATCCCCGGTCCTGCCGGCGGTGACGGCGGCGGTGGAGAGCCTGACCGGCCAGGGAGTCAACAAGATCATCCTGGTCAGCCATCTCCAGGATGTGGCCGAGGAGATTGAGCTGGTCGGGAGCCTCTCCGGAGTCGACGTGGTGATCGCCGGAGGAGGCGACGACCTCCTGAAGAACGAGGGCGACACCTGCCTGGCCGAGGAGGAAGCGGTGGCGCCGTACCCGATCATGGTGGAGGATGCCTCAGGGACGATGGTGCCGGTCATCACCGCCCCGGGCGGGTACCGCTGCATCGGTGAGCTGAACGTCACCTTCGACGCCGCCGGCAACGTGACCGCGGCGGTTGGACGGTCGATCGGGGTGGGCTTCGACGTGGAGCCCGATCCCACGGTCCAGGCCGAGGTCATCGAGCCCCTGTCGGCGGCGGTGGCGCTGATCGACGCCCAGGTTATCGGGACCAGCGAGGTGGCGTTGGACGGCCGCCGTCCGCAGATCCGCATCATGGCGACCAACGAGGGCAACCTCATGGCCGACGCGCTACGAGCCACCGCTACCAACCTGGCCGAATCGTTCGGTATCCCGGTAGCGGACGTGGCGATCCAGAACGGCGGGGGTATCCGCAACAGCTCGCTGATCCCGCCGGGAGAGATAACCGTCGGCACCACCTGGGACATCGCTCCGTTCAGGAACTTCGTCGTGGTGGCCGAGGTGTCACGGGAGATCTTCCATGTCCTGCTGGAGCAGGGCTTGGACCGCCTGCCCGGCGCCGGGGGCCAGTTCGCCCAGGTATCAGGGTTCACGCTCACCTACGATCCGGCCGCTCCTGCCCGGGAGATCGCCCGCGACGGCGACTGCTCCCTGGTCGGCAATCCCGGAGAGCGGGTGAGAGAGGTCGTCCTCGACGACGGCACGGTGATCGTCAGTGATGGGCAGGTGGTGGCCGGAGGTCCGGTCGCTCTGGCCACGATCGACTTCCTGGCAAACGGCGGGGACTGCTACCCGTTGGCCGACATCGCCTTCACCAAGCTGGGCGTCAGCTACCAGCAGGCTCTGGCCAACTACATATCGATGGATCTCGGAGGCAAGATAACGGCCGCGGACTACCCGGCCGGTGGCGGGGGCAGGATCATCGCCCTCGAGCCCGAGCCCGAGACCACCGGGGTAATCGTCCGGGCGGGCGACACCCTGCGGAAGATCGCCATGACCCACCTCGGGGACGAGAACCGCTGGCCCGAGATCTTCGCCCTCAACGAGGGGCAGGTTCAGGCCGACGGCCGGTCCTTGACCAACCCCGATCTGATCCACATCGGCTGGGTCTTGAAAGTACCCGCCATGTAG
- a CDS encoding carbohydrate ABC transporter permease: MTTLSTTGGPGLGKRTYAFLRSIPTWVLWMLVLLWTIPSLGLLVNSFRTRNAQRATGWWAVVVENPSETLTFDNYVDILAAGAQGGLWRALLNSLAIALPATVIPIAFAAFAAYAFAWIDFKGREWLFIATVSLLAIPAQMSLIPLLQLYSGGGHLTLPILEKTVTLFPDLDLAGRHVSVWLTHTGFALPFAIFLLHNYISGLPKDIFESAVIDGADHFKIFWRLVIPLSVPVLAAFAIFQFLWTYNDYMIAVTMLGGAGQNFPATARIAALAGEFGQAEHLLTAGAFLSTLLPIIVFFALQRFFVTGILAGSVKG; this comes from the coding sequence ATGACCACGCTGAGCACGACCGGAGGACCCGGCCTCGGCAAGCGCACGTACGCCTTTCTGAGGTCGATTCCCACCTGGGTGCTGTGGATGCTGGTCCTGCTGTGGACCATCCCCTCGCTGGGACTGTTGGTCAACTCGTTCCGGACCCGCAACGCCCAGCGGGCCACCGGGTGGTGGGCCGTTGTCGTCGAGAACCCGTCGGAGACCCTGACCTTCGACAACTACGTCGACATACTCGCTGCCGGCGCCCAGGGCGGCCTGTGGCGAGCCCTGCTCAATTCCCTGGCCATAGCCCTGCCGGCCACGGTGATCCCGATCGCCTTCGCCGCCTTCGCCGCGTACGCGTTCGCCTGGATCGACTTCAAGGGACGGGAGTGGCTGTTCATCGCCACCGTTTCGCTGCTGGCCATACCGGCCCAGATGTCGCTGATACCGCTACTCCAGCTCTACAGCGGCGGAGGCCATCTGACCCTCCCGATCCTCGAAAAGACCGTGACCTTGTTCCCGGATCTCGACCTGGCGGGCAGGCATGTGTCGGTCTGGCTCACCCACACCGGCTTCGCGCTGCCGTTCGCCATCTTCCTCCTGCACAACTACATCAGCGGGTTGCCCAAGGACATCTTCGAGTCGGCGGTCATCGACGGGGCCGACCACTTCAAGATCTTCTGGCGGCTGGTCATCCCGCTGTCGGTCCCGGTGCTGGCGGCCTTCGCCATCTTCCAGTTCCTGTGGACCTACAACGACTACATGATCGCGGTCACCATGCTGGGAGGCGCGGGGCAGAACTTCCCGGCCACAGCCCGTATCGCAGCCCTGGCCGGCGAATTCGGCCAGGCCGAACACCTTCTGACCGCCGGCGCGTTCCTGTCGACACTGCTACCGATCATCGTGTTCTTCGCCCTCCAACGCTTCTTCGTCACCGGCATCCTCGCCGGCTCCGTAAAGGGCTAG
- a CDS encoding Gfo/Idh/MocA family oxidoreductase, which produces MSVTVRYGIVGTGMMGIEHIGNIRALPGAEVAAVADPHLPSRQAALEALADQDLAVFEDHRALIDSELCDAVVLATPNMTHIDLLRDLMETDLHLLVEKPLCTRIEDCRWVVEAQRRREQVLWVGMEYRYMPATARLIAEVRRGTVGDLKMLAIREHRFPFLPKVNDWNRFNANSGGTLVEKCCHHFDLMNHIIGNPPVRVFASGSQAVNHLDECYGGHRPDILDNAYVIVDYRDGQRAMLDLCMFAEGGENQEELVAVGDRGKVEARIPSGLVLTGLRDGEWFSPTVETATDSRIAHTGGHHGASYLEHLEFLRAIRNGTPPQVSAYDGYLAVAMGVAAQRSIDGHRPVEMTEVLF; this is translated from the coding sequence ATGAGCGTGACCGTCCGGTACGGGATCGTCGGTACCGGGATGATGGGCATCGAGCACATCGGGAACATCCGGGCCCTGCCCGGCGCCGAGGTGGCAGCGGTGGCGGATCCGCACCTTCCTTCGCGGCAGGCAGCCCTTGAGGCGCTGGCGGACCAGGACTTGGCGGTCTTCGAGGACCACCGCGCCCTCATCGACTCCGAGTTGTGCGATGCGGTGGTGCTGGCCACCCCCAACATGACCCACATCGATCTGCTCCGCGACCTGATGGAGACCGATCTGCACCTGCTGGTCGAGAAGCCCCTATGCACGAGGATCGAGGACTGCCGGTGGGTGGTAGAAGCTCAGCGGCGGCGGGAACAGGTTCTCTGGGTCGGGATGGAGTACCGCTACATGCCTGCCACCGCCCGGCTGATCGCCGAGGTCCGGAGGGGCACGGTCGGCGACCTGAAGATGCTGGCCATCCGGGAGCACCGCTTCCCGTTCCTGCCCAAGGTGAACGACTGGAACCGGTTCAACGCCAACTCCGGAGGAACCCTGGTGGAGAAGTGCTGCCACCACTTCGACCTGATGAACCACATCATCGGCAACCCCCCGGTACGGGTCTTTGCCTCGGGTAGCCAGGCGGTCAACCATCTGGACGAGTGCTACGGCGGGCACCGGCCTGACATCCTCGACAACGCCTACGTGATCGTGGACTACCGGGACGGGCAGCGGGCCATGCTCGACCTATGCATGTTCGCCGAAGGAGGCGAAAACCAGGAGGAACTGGTGGCGGTCGGCGACCGCGGCAAGGTGGAGGCCCGCATACCGTCCGGCCTGGTGCTGACCGGTCTCCGGGACGGCGAATGGTTCTCTCCGACGGTCGAGACCGCCACCGACAGCCGGATCGCCCACACCGGCGGCCACCACGGAGCGTCATACCTGGAGCACCTGGAGTTCCTAAGAGCCATCCGCAACGGCACGCCGCCCCAGGTCAGCGCCTACGACGGATACCTCGCCGTAGCCATGGGCGTAGCCGCCCAGCGCTCGATAGACGGGCACCGCCCCGTGGAGATGACCGAGGTGCTGTTCTAG